In Rhodococcus rhodochrous, a single genomic region encodes these proteins:
- a CDS encoding ATP-dependent Clp protease ATP-binding subunit: protein MFERFTDRARRVVVLAQEEARMLNHNYIGTEHILLGLIHEGEGVAAKSLESLGISLEGVRSQVEEIIGQGQQAPSGHIPFTPRAKKVLELSLREALQLGHNYIGTEHILLGLIREGEGVAAQVLVKLGADLNRVRQQVIQLLSGYQGKEPAESGTSRGETGTPSTSLVLDQFGRNLTQAALEGKLDPVIGRAKEIERVMQVLSRRTKNNPVLIGEPGVGKTAVVEGLAQAIVNGEVPETLKDKQLYTLDLGSLVAGSRYRGDFEERLKKVLKEINSRGDIILFIDELHTLVGAGAAEGAIDAASILKPKLARGELQTIGATTLDEYRKYIEKDAALERRFQPVQVGEPTVEHTIEILKGLRDRYEAHHRVSITDKALVASATLADRYINDRFLPDKAIDLIDEAGARMRIRRMTAPPDLREFDDKIADARREKESAIDAQDFEKAASLRDKEKQLVAQRAEREKQWRAGDLDVIAEVDEEQIAEVLANWTGIPVFKLTEEETTRLLRMEDELHKRIIGQEDAVKAVAKAIRRTRAGLKDPKRPSGSFIFAGPSGVGKTELSKALANFLFGEDDALIQIDMGEFHDRFTASRLFGAPPGYVGYEEGGQLTEKVRRKPFSVVLFDEIEKAHQEIYNTLLQVLEDGRLTDGQGRTVDFKNTVLIFTSNLGTADISKAVGLGFSAGTGEQSNYERMKNKVHDELKKHFRPEFLNRIDDIIVFHQLTQDQIIQMVDLMVGRVETQLKNKDMGIELTEKAKSLLAKRGFDPVLGARPLRRTIQREIEDQLSEKILFGEIGAGQIVLVDVEGWDGEGAGENAKFTFTPSEKPAEVPDTPAVALAKSSEGESEAG, encoded by the coding sequence ATGTTCGAAAGGTTCACCGATCGCGCGCGGCGCGTCGTTGTCCTGGCTCAAGAAGAGGCCAGGATGCTCAACCACAACTACATCGGCACGGAGCACATCCTCCTCGGCCTCATCCACGAGGGTGAGGGTGTGGCGGCGAAGTCGCTCGAGTCGTTGGGTATCTCCCTCGAAGGTGTGCGCAGCCAGGTCGAAGAGATCATCGGCCAGGGTCAGCAGGCGCCCTCGGGGCACATTCCCTTCACTCCTCGTGCCAAGAAGGTCCTCGAGCTGAGCCTTCGCGAAGCGCTCCAGCTCGGACACAACTACATCGGTACCGAACACATCCTGCTCGGTCTCATCCGCGAGGGTGAGGGCGTGGCGGCGCAGGTGCTCGTCAAGCTCGGCGCCGACCTCAACCGGGTGCGTCAGCAGGTCATCCAGCTGCTGTCCGGTTACCAGGGCAAGGAGCCCGCAGAATCCGGCACGAGCCGTGGCGAGACCGGCACTCCGTCCACGTCGCTCGTCCTGGACCAGTTCGGCCGTAACCTCACGCAGGCAGCTCTCGAGGGCAAGCTCGACCCGGTCATCGGCCGGGCCAAGGAGATCGAGCGCGTCATGCAGGTGCTGTCGCGTCGTACGAAGAACAACCCGGTGCTCATCGGCGAGCCGGGTGTCGGTAAGACCGCCGTCGTCGAGGGCCTCGCGCAGGCCATCGTCAACGGTGAGGTCCCCGAGACCCTCAAGGACAAGCAGCTCTACACGCTCGACCTGGGTTCGCTCGTCGCCGGCAGCCGTTACCGCGGTGATTTCGAGGAGCGCCTGAAGAAGGTCCTCAAGGAGATCAACAGCCGCGGCGACATCATCCTGTTCATCGATGAGCTGCACACGCTCGTCGGTGCCGGTGCTGCCGAGGGCGCGATCGACGCCGCGTCGATCCTCAAGCCCAAGCTCGCCCGTGGTGAGCTGCAGACCATCGGTGCGACGACCCTCGACGAGTACCGCAAGTACATCGAGAAGGACGCCGCTCTCGAGCGCCGCTTCCAGCCGGTGCAGGTCGGGGAGCCGACGGTGGAGCACACCATCGAGATCCTCAAGGGTCTGCGCGACCGCTACGAGGCGCACCACCGCGTCTCGATCACCGACAAGGCGCTCGTCGCGTCGGCCACTCTGGCCGATCGCTACATCAACGACCGCTTCCTGCCGGACAAGGCGATCGACCTCATCGACGAGGCCGGTGCCCGCATGCGCATCCGTCGCATGACCGCGCCGCCGGACCTCCGCGAGTTCGACGACAAGATCGCCGACGCCCGTCGCGAGAAGGAATCGGCGATCGACGCGCAGGACTTCGAGAAGGCCGCGAGCCTGCGCGACAAGGAGAAGCAGCTCGTCGCGCAGCGTGCCGAGCGCGAGAAGCAGTGGCGTGCGGGCGATCTCGACGTCATCGCCGAGGTCGACGAGGAACAGATCGCCGAGGTCCTCGCCAACTGGACCGGTATCCCGGTGTTCAAGCTCACCGAGGAGGAGACCACGCGTCTGCTCCGCATGGAGGACGAGCTGCACAAGCGGATCATCGGCCAGGAGGACGCCGTCAAGGCCGTCGCCAAGGCGATCCGTCGTACGCGTGCGGGCCTGAAGGACCCGAAGCGTCCGTCCGGTTCGTTCATCTTCGCCGGCCCGTCCGGTGTGGGTAAGACGGAGCTGTCCAAGGCGCTCGCGAACTTCCTGTTCGGCGAGGACGACGCGCTCATCCAGATCGACATGGGCGAGTTCCACGACCGCTTCACCGCGTCGCGCCTGTTCGGTGCGCCTCCCGGCTACGTCGGATACGAGGAGGGCGGCCAGCTCACCGAGAAGGTGCGCCGCAAGCCGTTCTCCGTGGTTCTGTTCGACGAGATCGAGAAGGCCCACCAGGAGATCTACAACACCCTCCTGCAGGTCCTCGAGGACGGTCGCCTCACCGACGGTCAGGGACGCACGGTCGACTTCAAGAACACCGTGCTGATCTTCACGTCGAACCTGGGCACCGCCGACATCTCGAAGGCCGTCGGGCTCGGCTTCTCGGCCGGAACGGGCGAGCAGTCGAACTACGAGCGGATGAAGAACAAGGTCCACGACGAGCTGAAGAAGCACTTCCGGCCCGAGTTCCTCAACCGTATCGACGACATCATCGTCTTCCACCAGCTCACGCAGGATCAGATCATCCAGATGGTCGACCTCATGGTCGGACGTGTGGAGACGCAGCTGAAGAACAAGGACATGGGTATCGAGCTCACCGAGAAGGCGAAGTCGTTGCTCGCAAAGCGCGGCTTCGACCCGGTGCTCGGCGCACGTCCGCTGCGTCGCACGATCCAGCGCGAGATCGAGGATCAGCTCTCCGAGAAGATCCTCTTCGGCGAGATCGGCGCGGGCCAGATCGTCCTCGTCGACGTCGAGGGCTGGGACGGCGAGGGCGCCGGCGAGAACGCGAAGTTCACGTTCACGCCGAGCGAGAAGCCGGCCGAGGTTCCGGACACCCCGGCGGTCGCGCTGGCCAAGTCCAGCGAGGGCGAGTCCGAAGCCGGATAA
- the lysS gene encoding lysine--tRNA ligase, translating into MRVRREKRERLLAQGSEAYPVEIPRTHTLAEIRAEYPDLEPDTATGTIVGVAGRVMFSRNTGKLCFATLQEGDGTQLQVMLSLAGVGEEALAAWKSDVDLGDIVFVHGEVISSRRGELSVMADSWTMASKALRPLPVAHKEMNEEARVRQRYVDLIVRPEARRNARMRVAVVRELRNALERRGFLEVETPMLQTLHGGAAARPFVTHSNALDIDLYLRIAPELFLKRCVVGGIEKVFEINRNFRNEGADSTHSPEFSMLETYEAYGTYDDSARMIREIIQEVAFGVFGTHVVTLADGTEYDFGGEWKTLEMYPSLSEAIGTDVTPDTTLEELTALADRVGLEIPEGKGWGHGKLVEELWEHMCGDQLHEPTFVRDFPVETSPLTRDHRTVRGVTEKWDLYVRGFELATGYSELVDPVIQRERFVDQARLASEGDDEAMALDEDFLAAMEQGMPPTTGTGMGIDRLLMALTGLGIRETILFPIVRPNTR; encoded by the coding sequence ATGCGGGTCCGCCGCGAGAAGCGCGAACGGCTCCTGGCACAGGGTTCGGAGGCCTATCCCGTCGAGATCCCGCGCACCCATACGCTCGCGGAGATCCGCGCCGAGTATCCCGACCTCGAACCCGACACCGCCACCGGCACGATCGTGGGCGTCGCCGGTCGCGTGATGTTCTCGCGCAACACCGGCAAGCTGTGCTTCGCGACGCTGCAGGAGGGCGACGGCACCCAGCTGCAGGTCATGCTCAGCCTCGCCGGCGTCGGCGAGGAGGCGCTCGCCGCCTGGAAGTCCGACGTCGACCTCGGCGACATCGTGTTCGTGCACGGCGAGGTCATCAGCTCCCGTCGCGGTGAGCTCAGTGTCATGGCCGACTCGTGGACCATGGCGTCCAAGGCGCTGCGTCCGCTGCCGGTCGCGCACAAGGAGATGAACGAAGAGGCACGGGTGCGTCAGCGCTACGTCGACCTCATCGTGCGTCCCGAAGCACGTCGCAACGCACGCATGCGTGTCGCGGTGGTGCGCGAGCTGCGCAACGCGCTCGAGCGTCGCGGTTTCCTCGAGGTCGAGACGCCCATGCTGCAGACCCTGCACGGCGGCGCGGCGGCCCGCCCGTTCGTGACGCACTCGAACGCGCTCGACATCGACCTGTACCTGCGTATCGCGCCGGAGCTGTTCCTCAAGCGCTGCGTGGTCGGCGGTATCGAGAAGGTCTTCGAGATCAACCGCAATTTCCGTAACGAGGGTGCCGACTCGACGCACTCCCCGGAATTCTCGATGCTCGAGACGTACGAGGCGTACGGCACCTACGACGATTCGGCGCGGATGATCCGCGAGATCATCCAGGAGGTCGCGTTCGGGGTCTTCGGCACCCATGTGGTGACGCTCGCCGACGGTACGGAATACGACTTCGGGGGTGAATGGAAAACTCTCGAAATGTATCCCTCGCTGTCCGAGGCGATCGGCACGGACGTGACCCCCGACACCACACTCGAGGAATTGACGGCTCTCGCGGATCGCGTCGGCCTGGAGATTCCCGAGGGCAAGGGCTGGGGTCACGGCAAGCTCGTCGAGGAGCTCTGGGAGCACATGTGCGGCGACCAGCTGCACGAGCCGACCTTCGTGCGTGATTTCCCCGTGGAGACGTCGCCGTTGACACGAGATCACCGCACTGTGCGCGGGGTCACCGAGAAATGGGATCTGTACGTCCGCGGTTTCGAACTCGCCACGGGTTACTCGGAACTCGTCGATCCGGTGATCCAGCGCGAGCGTTTCGTCGACCAGGCGCGTCTGGCCTCGGAAGGGGACGACGAGGCAATGGCTCTCGACGAGGATTTCCTCGCCGCGATGGAACAGGGAATGCCGCCGACCACCGGTACCGGAATGGGAATCGACCGTCTGCTGATGGCACTTACCGGTCTGGGAATCCGCGAAACAATCCTGTTCCCGATTGTTCGACCGAACACCCGTTAA
- a CDS encoding MBL fold metallo-hydrolase, translating into MRQVLPDLWETQEDNPFPGLRTHAYLWTGKTDVLFYSVAGEADFDALDRLGGITDQYLSHQDEAGPMLGRIAERFGSRLHAAAAEADVVGRHARIDVPLTERHVDDNGVEIVPTPGHTVGSICYLVPGADGTRYLFTGDTLYRGASGKWRAGYIEGMSDARALADSLRLLATTEPDVVISSAFAGESGVHRIDPREWPAHIDRALTGLSAAVRG; encoded by the coding sequence ATGCGGCAAGTACTGCCCGATCTGTGGGAGACGCAGGAGGACAACCCGTTCCCGGGACTGAGAACGCACGCCTATCTGTGGACCGGGAAGACCGATGTGCTTTTCTACTCCGTTGCCGGTGAGGCCGATTTCGACGCACTGGACCGTCTCGGGGGGATCACCGACCAGTACCTGTCCCACCAGGACGAGGCCGGTCCGATGCTCGGCAGGATCGCCGAGCGCTTCGGGTCGAGACTCCACGCGGCGGCGGCGGAGGCAGACGTGGTCGGCCGACACGCCCGCATCGACGTCCCGCTGACAGAACGTCACGTGGACGACAACGGGGTGGAGATCGTTCCGACGCCGGGGCACACGGTGGGCAGCATCTGCTATCTGGTGCCCGGTGCGGACGGAACCCGCTACCTGTTCACCGGCGACACGCTGTACCGCGGTGCGTCGGGGAAGTGGCGGGCCGGCTACATCGAGGGGATGAGCGACGCCCGTGCACTCGCCGACAGTCTGCGCCTGCTGGCGACGACGGAGCCCGACGTGGTGATCTCGAGTGCGTTCGCGGGGGAGTCGGGTGTGCACCGGATCGACCCCCGGGAATGGCCCGCCCACATCGACCGAGCTCTGACGGGGTTGTCGGCCGCGGTGCGGGGCTGA
- the panC gene encoding pantoate--beta-alanine ligase yields MSEAGQRGYVRGELTVHHDPAGLTKVTRALRGVGRTVALVPTMGALHTGHLELVRQAKLTGAVVVVSIFVNPLQFGKGEDLDAYPRTLDADLELLREAGVELVFVPTVSAMYPQGPRTTIHPGPLGSELEGASRPGHFAGMLTVVAKLFNIVGPNTAFFGEKDYQQLTLIRQMVADLNLDIRILGVPTVREQDGLALSSRNRYLDPEQREIATTLSAALVAGAHAAAGGAEAILSTAREVLAQSPQIEVDYLEVRGADLGPAPERGDGRLLVAARLGSTRLIDNVGVAVGTGFLERATGPVDPDAEDNLTNR; encoded by the coding sequence GTGAGTGAAGCAGGACAGCGCGGATACGTGCGAGGTGAACTGACCGTTCACCACGATCCCGCAGGCCTGACCAAGGTCACCCGGGCTCTGCGCGGCGTCGGCCGCACCGTCGCACTCGTGCCGACGATGGGTGCGCTGCACACCGGTCACCTCGAACTCGTGCGCCAGGCCAAGCTCACCGGTGCCGTCGTGGTCGTGTCGATCTTCGTCAACCCGCTGCAGTTCGGGAAGGGCGAGGACCTCGATGCCTATCCGCGCACCCTCGACGCCGACCTCGAACTGCTCCGCGAAGCGGGTGTCGAACTCGTGTTCGTGCCGACGGTCTCGGCGATGTACCCGCAGGGTCCGCGCACCACGATCCACCCGGGCCCGCTCGGGTCGGAGCTCGAAGGTGCTTCGCGCCCCGGTCATTTCGCGGGCATGCTGACGGTCGTCGCGAAACTGTTCAACATCGTCGGTCCCAACACGGCGTTCTTCGGTGAGAAGGACTACCAGCAGCTCACCCTGATCCGTCAAATGGTCGCCGACCTGAATCTCGACATCCGCATCCTCGGTGTTCCCACCGTGCGCGAACAGGACGGGCTCGCACTGTCCTCTCGCAACCGCTATCTCGACCCCGAGCAGCGCGAGATCGCGACCACGCTGTCCGCGGCCCTCGTCGCCGGCGCGCACGCCGCGGCGGGCGGAGCCGAGGCGATCCTGTCCACGGCACGCGAGGTGCTCGCGCAGAGCCCGCAGATCGAGGTGGACTATCTCGAGGTGCGCGGCGCCGATCTGGGGCCGGCCCCCGAACGTGGCGACGGCCGACTGCTCGTCGCCGCACGACTCGGCTCCACCCGCCTCATCGACAACGTCGGGGTCGCCGTCGGCACCGGCTTCCTCGAACGCGCCACCGGCCCGGTGGATCCCGATGCCGAAGACAACCTGACGAACCGCTGA
- a CDS encoding rhodanese-like domain-containing protein, which produces MRAALLSITSVSTAAPVAFHRLAVERTYPTELSAAVARGAVVVDIRSNAERAVQGTLPGALAISADLVAERLDPSGPGRLSLAVDRDVEWILVSSDGASSHGVVAELHAQGLRRVTHLVGGYDAIRTARLVGAVAEAQHVAQDVARVTAH; this is translated from the coding sequence ATGCGCGCTGCGCTTCTTTCCATCACTTCTGTTTCCACTGCTGCTCCGGTCGCCTTCCACCGGCTCGCCGTCGAGCGCACGTACCCCACCGAGCTGTCCGCAGCGGTCGCCCGCGGCGCCGTCGTCGTCGACATCCGCTCGAACGCCGAACGTGCCGTTCAGGGAACGCTTCCCGGCGCGCTGGCCATTTCCGCCGATCTCGTCGCCGAGCGACTCGATCCGAGCGGCCCGGGCCGTCTCTCCCTCGCCGTCGACCGCGACGTCGAATGGATCCTCGTCTCGTCCGACGGAGCGAGCTCGCACGGTGTGGTCGCCGAACTGCACGCGCAGGGCCTGCGCCGGGTCACCCACCTCGTCGGAGGTTACGACGCCATCCGGACGGCCCGTCTCGTCGGCGCGGTGGCGGAGGCCCAGCACGTCGCTCAGGACGTGGCGCGGGTCACCGCTCACTGA
- a CDS encoding TIGR03086 family metal-binding protein gives MQQDPRPLVRAALDRARRIVGGVRSEHLAAPTPCPEFDVRTLIGHLAATLERSAAIGSGGDPRTVPEFLTSENDDWPAVLDAAADRYWQVWEDDALLDKPVTAPWGTFPGRVAMFMELDELLVHGWDIAVATAQEADADPALAEATLGIMKITLPESPREGFPFGPPVTPAPDAGPTERLVNWVGRASAPWSGRRG, from the coding sequence ATGCAGCAGGATCCCCGCCCACTCGTCCGCGCCGCCCTGGACCGCGCCCGCCGGATCGTCGGTGGTGTCCGGAGCGAGCACCTCGCCGCTCCCACCCCGTGTCCCGAGTTCGATGTCCGCACACTGATCGGCCACCTCGCCGCGACCCTGGAACGGAGCGCGGCCATCGGTTCCGGGGGCGATCCCCGCACCGTCCCGGAATTCCTCACCTCCGAGAACGACGACTGGCCGGCCGTGCTCGATGCCGCCGCCGACCGTTACTGGCAGGTGTGGGAGGACGACGCCCTCCTGGACAAGCCCGTCACCGCCCCCTGGGGTACCTTTCCCGGCCGGGTCGCGATGTTCATGGAACTCGACGAACTGCTCGTGCACGGTTGGGACATCGCCGTCGCCACCGCACAGGAGGCGGACGCCGACCCGGCACTCGCGGAGGCAACCCTCGGGATCATGAAGATCACCCTGCCCGAATCACCTCGCGAGGGATTTCCCTTCGGCCCACCGGTCACGCCCGCGCCGGACGCCGGCCCGACCGAGCGTCTCGTGAACTGGGTAGGGCGTGCCAGCGCCCCCTGGTCCGGTCGGCGAGGTTGA
- the panD gene encoding aspartate 1-decarboxylase, producing the protein MFRTMMKSKIHRATVTHADLHYVGSVTVDQDLMDAADLLEGEQVCIVDIDNGARLETYVIAGERGSGIIGINGAAARLVSPGDLVILIAYGVMNEQECKDYDPRVVFVDADNRQVELGNDPAHAPEGSGLITPRMLSTLDSPSLV; encoded by the coding sequence ATGTTCCGCACCATGATGAAGTCGAAGATCCACCGCGCCACGGTCACCCACGCGGATCTGCACTATGTCGGTTCGGTGACCGTCGACCAGGATCTGATGGACGCCGCGGATCTGCTCGAGGGTGAGCAGGTCTGCATCGTCGACATCGACAACGGCGCCCGGCTGGAGACGTACGTCATCGCCGGTGAGCGTGGATCGGGCATCATCGGGATCAACGGTGCCGCAGCACGTCTCGTCAGCCCCGGCGATCTCGTCATCCTCATCGCCTACGGCGTGATGAACGAGCAGGAGTGCAAGGACTACGACCCGCGCGTGGTGTTCGTCGACGCCGACAACCGTCAGGTCGAGCTCGGCAACGACCCCGCCCACGCTCCCGAGGGCTCGGGCCTGATCACGCCGCGCATGCTGTCGACCCTCGACTCCCCGTCCCTGGTCTAG
- a CDS encoding histone-like nucleoid-structuring protein Lsr2, translating to MAKKVTVTLIDDVDQESAADESVEFGLDGVTYEIDLSEDNAARLREQLEFWIEHARKVGGRKRSKTAAGTAPAPRKSGSGSAGREQTAAIREWARNNDLPVSARGRISAEIVEAYNKAH from the coding sequence ATGGCGAAGAAAGTCACTGTCACCCTGATCGACGATGTGGATCAGGAGTCGGCGGCGGACGAATCGGTGGAGTTCGGTCTCGACGGAGTGACGTACGAGATCGACCTTTCCGAGGACAATGCGGCACGGCTGCGCGAGCAGTTGGAATTCTGGATCGAACACGCTCGTAAGGTCGGCGGCCGCAAGCGGAGCAAGACCGCCGCCGGAACTGCGCCGGCTCCGCGCAAGAGCGGATCCGGAAGTGCCGGTCGCGAACAGACGGCCGCCATCCGTGAATGGGCACGGAACAACGATCTGCCGGTGTCGGCCCGTGGCCGAATCTCTGCGGAGATCGTCGAGGCGTACAACAAAGCGCACTGA
- a CDS encoding type III pantothenate kinase: MLLTVDVRNTNIVLGVFAGSGSHARLLRDWRVRTDPRMTADEIALLFRGLLGESAEQVTGVAALSTVPSVLRELRVMLDRYWSSVPHVVVEPGVRTGVPLLVDNPKEVGADRIVNSLAAYHFYGSPCIVVDFGTSTCVDVVSGKGEFLGGSIAPGVEISMDALASRSAALRKVELLRPRGVLGKNTVECMQSGAVFGFAGMVDGIVRRICAEVPGFDGDDVAVIGTGDSAPLIMPESRTLEHHEPDLTLEGLRLVYERNQVRRAARGTAGSAERHSV, translated from the coding sequence GTGCTCCTCACCGTCGACGTCCGCAACACCAACATCGTCCTGGGGGTGTTCGCGGGCAGCGGCTCGCACGCGCGGCTGCTGCGCGACTGGCGCGTCCGTACCGACCCCAGGATGACCGCCGACGAGATCGCCTTGCTGTTCCGCGGTCTGCTCGGCGAATCCGCCGAGCAGGTCACCGGGGTGGCGGCCCTGTCGACCGTGCCGTCGGTTCTGCGCGAGTTGCGTGTCATGCTCGACCGCTACTGGTCGTCGGTGCCGCACGTGGTGGTGGAGCCGGGGGTGCGCACGGGAGTGCCGCTGCTGGTGGACAACCCGAAGGAGGTCGGCGCCGACCGTATCGTCAACAGCCTGGCGGCCTACCACTTCTACGGATCTCCGTGCATCGTCGTGGATTTCGGGACGTCCACCTGCGTCGACGTCGTGTCGGGCAAGGGGGAGTTCCTCGGCGGGTCCATCGCTCCGGGTGTGGAGATCTCGATGGATGCGCTGGCGTCACGGTCGGCGGCACTGCGGAAGGTCGAATTGCTCCGTCCCCGAGGTGTTCTGGGCAAGAACACTGTCGAGTGCATGCAGTCCGGAGCTGTCTTCGGGTTCGCCGGGATGGTCGACGGCATCGTGCGGCGGATCTGCGCCGAGGTGCCCGGTTTCGACGGCGACGACGTGGCCGTCATCGGCACCGGCGACAGTGCGCCGCTGATCATGCCGGAGTCGCGCACCCTCGAGCACCACGAGCCGGATCTGACCCTCGAGGGATTGCGTCTGGTGTACGAGCGGAACCAGGTGAGACGAGCGGCACGCGGAACTGCGGGTTCCGCTGAGCGCCATTCTGTGTAA
- a CDS encoding phospholipase D-like domain-containing protein, with product MAETVLEPGSTCWRLARAERLTCIVDAADYFRHAKAAMLRAEKRIMLIGWDFDTRIKFEPEGATLEGPNKLGEFLEWLPERRPGLDIYLLKWNIGAFSALARGMTPVFVLDWLTDPSLHFEIDGAHPVGAAHHQKILVVDDSIAFCGGIDMTVDRWDTPDHPDLSKYRREPSGKRYGPWHDVTTAVDGDAARALGDQARARWKAATGEKLDPVPEPEPIWPDDLEPTLRSVDVGIARTLPAYDGKDGIHEIEALYLSVIEKARHTLYLESQYLASRRIAEGLAERLQEPDGPEIVVVIPRNADGWLERKAMDGARRALLHMLWEADVHGRFAAYYPVTAGGEPIYVHAKVVVMDETLLRIGSSNLNNRSMGFDTECDLAIESAEPGDAVGRAAVELRNILVAEHLDVDPEVIAEATKDGGSLISTIERLRGPGRSLRPFEPGTVSDEDSVLAESALADPERAARSFGRRIERFFAR from the coding sequence ATGGCCGAGACCGTGCTCGAACCGGGTTCAACCTGCTGGCGACTTGCGCGAGCGGAGAGGTTGACCTGCATAGTCGACGCCGCCGACTATTTCCGTCACGCCAAGGCGGCGATGCTCCGGGCGGAAAAACGCATCATGCTGATCGGGTGGGATTTCGACACCCGGATCAAGTTCGAACCCGAGGGTGCAACTCTCGAGGGACCGAACAAACTCGGTGAATTCCTCGAATGGCTCCCCGAACGTCGCCCCGGTCTCGATATTTATCTGCTCAAGTGGAACATCGGTGCGTTCAGTGCCCTCGCACGCGGAATGACGCCGGTGTTCGTGCTCGATTGGCTCACCGACCCGAGCCTGCACTTCGAAATCGACGGGGCGCATCCCGTGGGCGCAGCGCATCATCAGAAAATTCTCGTCGTCGACGACAGCATCGCTTTCTGTGGCGGTATCGATATGACCGTCGACCGCTGGGACACCCCGGATCATCCGGACCTGAGCAAATACCGGCGGGAGCCGAGCGGTAAACGCTACGGACCGTGGCACGACGTGACGACCGCCGTCGACGGCGACGCCGCGCGGGCCCTCGGCGACCAGGCGCGCGCCCGGTGGAAGGCGGCCACGGGGGAGAAGCTCGATCCCGTGCCGGAGCCGGAGCCGATCTGGCCCGACGATCTCGAGCCGACCCTCCGCAGCGTGGACGTGGGCATCGCGCGCACGCTGCCCGCCTACGACGGGAAGGACGGCATCCACGAGATCGAGGCGCTGTACCTGTCGGTGATCGAGAAGGCGCGGCACACTCTCTACCTCGAGAGCCAGTACCTCGCTTCGCGCAGGATCGCGGAGGGTCTCGCCGAGCGACTGCAGGAACCGGACGGCCCCGAGATCGTGGTGGTGATCCCACGCAACGCCGACGGCTGGCTCGAACGCAAGGCCATGGACGGAGCCCGGCGGGCCCTGCTGCACATGTTGTGGGAGGCCGACGTGCACGGCCGTTTCGCCGCCTACTATCCCGTCACCGCCGGCGGGGAGCCGATCTACGTGCACGCGAAGGTCGTCGTCATGGACGAGACCCTGCTGCGGATCGGGTCGTCGAACCTGAACAACCGTTCGATGGGCTTCGACACCGAATGCGACCTGGCCATCGAATCCGCCGAACCCGGGGACGCGGTCGGCCGCGCCGCCGTCGAGCTGCGCAACATCCTGGTGGCGGAACATCTCGACGTCGACCCCGAGGTGATCGCGGAGGCCACGAAGGACGGCGGTTCGCTCATCTCCACCATCGAGCGGTTGCGCGGTCCGGGACGTTCGCTGCGGCCGTTCGAACCGGGTACGGTGTCGGACGAGGACAGTGTCCTCGCAGAAAGTGCTCTGGCCGATCCCGAACGCGCCGCGCGGAGCTTCGGACGCAGGATCGAGCGATTCTTCGCCCGTTGA
- a CDS encoding TetR/AcrR family transcriptional regulator: protein MSEPEATRAYRGIAPADRRAERRKRLQNAVIDVVADEGWSAATVRKVAATAGVGPRFFYESFTDMNDLVTTAYDELGATLLEGAVDAIAAAPDELHAKARAAVGAIVGAVERNPQQGRFLISDAPPLAERKSAFIRSAADELAKQSDAVGTRLDSRQAELCAVVVMAGAVELVRRWLDGTLDIRPDELIEIVASTLSTLTAHMPTIGR, encoded by the coding sequence GTGTCCGAGCCCGAAGCCACCCGCGCGTATCGCGGCATCGCGCCGGCCGATCGGCGCGCCGAACGACGCAAGCGTCTCCAGAACGCGGTGATCGACGTCGTCGCCGACGAGGGCTGGTCGGCGGCGACGGTACGGAAGGTCGCGGCCACCGCGGGAGTCGGTCCGCGCTTCTTCTACGAGAGCTTCACCGACATGAACGACCTCGTCACCACCGCCTACGACGAGCTCGGCGCGACCCTGCTCGAAGGCGCCGTCGACGCGATCGCGGCGGCCCCCGACGAGCTGCACGCCAAGGCGCGCGCCGCGGTGGGAGCGATCGTCGGCGCCGTCGAACGCAACCCCCAGCAGGGCCGTTTCCTCATCTCCGACGCGCCCCCGCTGGCGGAGCGGAAGAGCGCGTTCATCCGGTCCGCGGCCGACGAACTCGCCAAGCAGAGCGACGCGGTGGGCACCCGTCTCGACTCCCGGCAGGCCGAACTGTGCGCGGTCGTCGTCATGGCCGGCGCCGTCGAGCTCGTCCGCCGCTGGCTCGACGGCACCCTCGACATCCGCCCCGACGAACTCATCGAGATCGTCGCCAGCACCCTGTCGACACTCACCGCGCACATGCCGACCATCGGCAGATGA